A single region of the Kwoniella botswanensis chromosome 1, complete sequence genome encodes:
- a CDS encoding phenylalanine-tRNA ligase, beta subunit, whose protein sequence is MPTITVDKAELYRRLEREYTTHEFDELCFDFGIELDEDTTKDVEEARAKGLPTPPPQLKIEIPANRYDLLCLEGLARSLRIFLQKEQPPTYTLSVPDKLQEVYVEASTSPLRPYFASAILRLSRPMNQLEYESFIDLQDKLHQNLCRQRKFVAIGTHDLDTIEGPFRYMCKDPKKIKFAPLNKDQEYTAEELMGVYETDRHLGRYLNIIRDAPAYPIIYDSKDRVLSMPPIINSQHSKIIAGKTKNIFIDTTATDKTKLDIVINMISTMFAEYTEIPFTIEPVKIILPDGSSHLSPPLAPRPTTASSSYINAATGLTHTREEICTLLTRMSLTATPSTSDADALDVQVPPTRPDILHECDIMEDAAIAYGFNNLPQSMPTTNTVAKAFPVNRLGDLIRKECAMAGWIEALPLILCSHDENFAWLNRPDPGHYAIHLANPKSLEYQVVRTSLLPGMLKTVRENKALALPMKIFECSDVAIQDHKSERQSKNYRRLCAVYMDKKSGFEVTHGLLDRVMQVLGVPFLEKRESSGKYGYYIASSEDPTYLPGRAASVYYRPKPNVQPTEPTPSGPSSEGPLSTIASTLKSALPSSSEEGKPWSRDIIIGSLGILHPTVLNNFELTRPCSSLEIDVEPLL, encoded by the exons ATG CCCACTATCACCGTAGACAAAGCCGAACTTTACAGGAGGTTAGAAAGGGAATATACCACTCATGAGTTCGACGAGCTGTGTTTCGACTTTGGTattgagcttgatgaagat ACAACCAAAGATGTAGAAGAGGCTCGAGCAAAGGGATTACCCaccccaccacctcaactGAAAATTGAGATCCCAGCAAACCGATACGACCTGCTCTGTTTAGAAGGCTTAGCCAGATCTTTGAGGATCTTCTTGCAGAAGGAACAGCCTCCGACGTATACTTTGTCAGTGCCAGACAAGTTGCAGGAGGTTTACGTTGAAGCTTCG ACCTCACCTCTCCGACCATACTTCGCCTCGGCCATCCTCCGACTATCCCGACCAATGAACCAGTTAGAGTACGAGAGCTTCATCGACCTGCAAGACAAGTTACACCAGAATCTATGTAGACAGCGTAAATTTGTGGCTATCGGTACACATGATTTGGATACTATCGAGGGACCGTTCAGGTACATGTGTAAAGAtccaaagaagatcaagtttGCGCCATTGAACAAGGATCAGGAGTATACGGCTGAGGAGTTGATGGGTGTTTATGAG ACCGACCGACACCTTGGCAGATacctcaacatcatcagAGATGCTCCTGCCTACCCTATCATCTATGATAGTAAAGATAGAGTTCTGTCTATGcctcccatcatcaactcGCAAC ACTCCAAGATCATCGCTGGTAAAACGAAAAACATCTTCATTGATACAACCGCCACTGACAAGACCAAACT CGACATCGTCATTAACATGATCTCAACCATGTTCGCCGAGTACACTGAAATTCCCTTCAC TATCGAACCCGTCAAAATCATTTTGCCTGATGGTTCATCCCACCTCTCCCCTCCTCTTGCTCCTCGACCCACGACGGCTTCTTCATCCTATATCAACGCTGCTACTGGTCTCACCCATACTCGAGAAGAGATCTGCACTCTTCTTACCAGAATGTCATTGACCGCTACACCTTCCACTTCTGATGCTGATGCCCTCGACGTTCAAGTACCGCCTACCCGACCTGATATCCTCCACGAGTGTGATATCATGGAAGATGCAGCTATTGCTTACGGATTCAATAACCTCCCGCAATCTATGCCTACTACCAATACTGTTGCGAAGGCCTTCCCCGTGAACAGGTTGGGTGATTTGATAAGGAAAGAATGTGCTATGGCTGGATGGATCGAGGCTTTGcctttgatcttg TGCTCTCACGATGAGAACTTCGCATGGCTCAACCGACCTGATCCAGGACATTACGCAATCCACCTTGCCAACCCTAAATCTTTAGAATACCAAGTAGTCCGAACTTCCTTATTACCCGGTATGTTGAAGACGGTACGGGAGAACAAGGCTTTAGCGTTGCCCATGAAGATCTTTGAATGTTCCGATGTGGCCATTCAAGATCACAAATCAGAGAGACAATCTAAGAATTACAGAAGATTATGTGCGGTTTACATGGATAAGAAATCTGGATTTGAAGTTACCCATGGATTGTTAGATAGGGTCATGCAAGTGCTCGGTGTGCCGTTcttggagaagagggagagtAGTGGAAAGTATGGATACTATATTGCTTCTTCAGAGG ACCCCACATACTTGCCTGGTCGAGCCGCATCAGTATACTACCGACCCAAACCCAATGTCCAACCTACCGAACCTACTCCCTCAGGTCCATCATCCGAAGGACCATTATCCACCATTGCCTCAACtctcaaatcagctttgccctcttcctccgaagaaggtaaaccatggtcaagggatatcatcattgGTTCACTTGGTATCTTACATCCTACGGTGCTTAATAACTTTGAATTGACTAGACCTTGTTCGTCGCTTGAGATTGACGTGGAACCTTTGTTATAG
- a CDS encoding ribosomal protein L14 has protein sequence MIGLKGLLNVIDNTGALKVECINVLKVKTRLKSTGTATVGDEIVCVVNKARPIPANEVIKNPSSSSNIQKIRKGDVRRAVVVRVKKTVQRSDGSVVRFDDNAAVLLNNKGEMLGTRIVGPVAAELRKSKGGAAGAGGRWGKILMLAPKVV, from the exons ATGATCGGATTGAAAGGATTGCTGAAT GTGATCGATAATACCGGTGCATTGAAAGTGGAATGTATAAACGTATTGAAAGTGAAAACGAGATTAAAATCCACCGGTACAGCCACAGTAG GAGATGAGATAGTATGTGTAGTCAACAAAGCAAGACCGATCCCAGCCAACGAAGTAATCAAGAATCCGTCGTCTTCCTCGAATATACAGAAAATCAGAAAAGGTGATGTGAGAAGAGCTGTGGTGGTAAGGGTGAAAAAGACTGTTCAGAGATCTGATGGAAGTGTGGTGAG GTTCGACGACAACGCGGCTGTCTTACTGAATAACAAAGGTGAAATGTTAGGTACAAGGATAGTAGGACCCGTAGCAGCTGAATTGAGGAAATCAAAAGGCGGTGCcgcaggtgcaggtggtagATGGGGCAAGATATTGATGTTAGCtcccaag GTGGTATAA
- a CDS encoding protein disulfide-isomerase domain, with amino-acid sequence MRLNTPLVLAAALLPFAQAGMYGQPVLNLDAKSFKQAMSTEHAAMVAFVAPWCGHCKALGPEYTSAAQSLSPLIPFYAVDCDDQKNKGLCAEYQIQGFPTIKAFPRAGKGAARDYQGERKKGALIEYAKSLVPDRVKKLKMDSKGGNEDRIIQTFLEEKPTLPHVLLIHPSAPSIPFLWKVLAHRLSGKMHLGFVRDTTSHSLISSLGIYDSADTTKDATRVVSWPAEATSKEGLTEYEGAMKFNALLEWLQFQLTGETSTTNDSEKVQRKPVKIPEPITSAYDSEPEPAEERSVKSEAAARRAKLDEAERRDRERRERAAAKKAAEQASEHGSGTVDDAPDAIPQEAVDAQQVTGAEAFKEEAAEPVPEQTAELQDEETVEKTAIPHEEL; translated from the exons ATGCGTCTCAACACACCCTTGGTCCTGGCCGCGGCCCTCCTACCCTTTGCACAAGCAGGGATGTACGGTCAGCCAGTATTGAACCTCGATGCGAAATCATTCAAGCAGGCCATGTCAACCGAGCATGCAGCG ATGGTAGCATTCGTTGCACCATGGTGTGGACATTGTAAAGCCCTCGGACCAGAGTACACCTCTGCCGCTCAATCCCTCTCACCCCTCATCCCATTCTACGCTGTTGACTGTGACGATCAGAAGAACAAAGGTCTATGTGCGGAATATCAGATCCAGGGCTTCCCAACTATCAAGGCTTTCCCCAGAGCTGGAAAGGGAGCTGCAAGGGATTATCAAGgtgaaagaaagaaaggtgcTTTGATAGAATATGCAAAATCCTTGGTACCGGACAGAGtgaagaaattgaaaatGGATAGTAAAGGTGGGAATGAAGATAGGATTATACAAACTTTCTTGGAAGAG AAACCCACTTTACCACATGTATTACTTATACATCCTTCCGCACCTTCAATACCGTTCTTGTGGAAAGTTCTAGCTCACAGATTATCAGGCAAA ATGCACCTCGGTTTTGTCCGTGATACCACTTCCCATTCTTTGATCTCGTCACTCGGTATATACGACTCGGCAGATACTACGAAAGACGCCACTAGAGTCGTATCATGGCCTGCTGAGGCCACGTCCAAGGAGGGCTTGACAGAGTACGAAG GAGCAATGAAATTCAACGCATTACTCGAATGGTTACAGTTCCAACTTACCGGTGAGACTTCCACGACGAACGATTCGGAGAAAGTCCAGCGGAAACCAGTCAAGATACCTGAACCTATCACCTCTGCGTACGActctgaacctgaacctgcGGAAGAACGTTCAGTGAAGAGCGAAGCTGCTGCCAGGAGGGCGAAATTGGACGAAGCTGAAcgaagagatagagagagaagggaaagggcAGCTGCGAAGAAAGCTGCCGAACAAGCATCAGAACACGGAAGTGGGACTGTTGATGATGCTCCAGATGCTATTCCCCAAGAGGCAGTGGATGCTCAGCAGGTGACTGGAGCAGAAGCGTTCAAAGAGGAAGCTGCTGAACCTGTTCCGGAGCAGACGGCAGAATTGCAAGATGAGGAAACGGTAGAGAAGACTGCTATACCTCATGAGGAGCTGTAG